In the Magnolia sinica isolate HGM2019 chromosome 15, MsV1, whole genome shotgun sequence genome, one interval contains:
- the LOC131227132 gene encoding splicing factor 3B subunit 6-like protein, with the protein MATISLRKGNTRLPPEVNRVLYVRNLPFNISSEEMYDIFGKYGAIRQIRIGNSKDTRGTAFVVYEDIYDAKTAVDHLSGFNVANRYLIVLYYQQAKMSKKVDHKKKEDELAKMQEKYGISKDK; encoded by the coding sequence ATGGCGACGATCAGCTTGCGGAAGGGGAACACGCGGCTTCCGCCGGAGGTGAACCGGGTTCTGTACGTTCGGAACCTGCCCTTCAACATCTCCAGCGAGGAGATGTACGACATCTTCGGCAAGTACGGCGCCATCCGTCAGATCCGCATCGGCAACAGCAAGGACACACGTGGCACCGCCTTCGTCGTCTACGAGGACATCTACGATGCAAAGACAGCAGTCGATCACTTGTCCGGCTTCAACGTCGCCAACCGATATCTCATCGTCCTCTACTACCAGCAGGCCAAAATGTCTAAGAAGGTGGACcacaagaagaaggaagatgagcTCGCCAAGATGCAGGAGAAGTACGGCATCTCCAAAGATAAGTAG